Proteins co-encoded in one Ictalurus punctatus breed USDA103 chromosome 18, Coco_2.0, whole genome shotgun sequence genomic window:
- the skp2 gene encoding S-phase kinase-associated protein 2 isoform X1, with protein sequence MFPCRRPLQELPCLSENLDGSLLCMSQSKAKKRPCAYGDGLHTENTPHELIQNWSPPHKQPRPCAKGKENCFVLARRPRRSRDTAGVLCWDTLPDELLLGIFSCLSLQDLLRTSRVCKRWHRLAFDESLWNSADLVGKAQLNSELGQVLTAGVSRLRCPHSCIGEPCFKNTQLLRVQHLDLSSCTVQTSVLEDILSRCRRLQNLSMEGLVLSDSIFRSLSENTELVRLNLCGCSGFSADSLTEMLQSCTKLEELNVSWCDFSSEHVKAVVNNIPSTITQLNISGYRQSFTMDDVKVLVERCPNLTHLDLSDSVLVTTDSFPFLQKLSSLRHLALSRCYQIHPAALVEFEKFVTLQTLEVFGLIQDSSLPILSKGLPRTQINTQPFSGVARPTAATRKDRTLWGMHCRLVYKP encoded by the exons ATGTTCCCGTGTCGCAGGCCTCTCCAGGAGCTGCCGTGTCTGAGTGAGAACCTCGATGGCTCTCTGCTGTGCATGTCACAGtccaaagcaaagaaaaggcCGTGTGCATATGGAGACGGTCTGCACACTGAAAACACTCCTCACGAGCTTATCCAGAACTGGTCTCCTCCCCATAAACAGCCACGGCCCTGTGCCAAGGGCAAAGAGAACTGCTTTGTCCTCGCCAGACGCCCCAGGAGGAGCAGAGACACAGCGG GGGTTCTGTGTTGGGACACTCTCCCTGACGAGCTGCTGTTGGGGATTTTCTCTTGTCTCTCACTGCAAGACCTACTCAGGACATCCCGCGTCTGCAAGCGCTGGCATCGACTGGC gttTGATGAGTCACTGTGGAACAGCGCTGACTTGGTGGGAAAAGCACAACTGAACAGCGAGCTGGGTCAGGTGCTCACAGCGGGGGTGTCGAGGCTGCGCTGTCCACACTCATGCATCGGTGAACCCTGCTTTAAGAACACAca ACTCCTGCGTGTCCAGCATTTGGACCTGTCCAGCTGTACTGTGCAGACATCTGTGCTGGAGGACATCCTGTCGCGCTGCAGACGGCTGCAGAACCTCAGCATGGAGGGACTCGTGCTTTCTGACTCCATCTTCCG ATCTTTGAGTGAGAACACAGAGCTGGTGCGGCTGAACCTGTGCGGCTGTTCTGGTTTTTCTGCGGACTCTCTGACTGAGATGCTTCAATCCTGCACAAA GCTTGAGGAGCTGAACGTGTCGTGGTGTGACTTCAGCAGTGAACATGTTAAGGCTGTCGTCAACAACATCCCGTCCACCATCACTCAGTTAAATATCAGCGGTTACAGACAAAGTTTTACCATGGATG ATGTAAAGGTTTTGGTGGAAAGATGTCCGAATCTCACGCATTTAGATTTGAG TGACAGTGTCCTTGTGACTACAGACAGTTTCCCCTTCCTGCAGAAGCTCTCCTCACTGAGACATTTAGCACTGAGCCGCTGTTACCAGATTCACCCAGCTGCTCTCGT AGAGTTTGAGAAGTTCGTGACTCtgcagaccctggaggtgtttGGTCTAATACAGGACAGCTCCCTGCCCATCCTGAGTAAAGGGTTGCCACGGACACAGATCAACACCCAGCCGTTCTCAGGTGTGGCCCGTCCCACTGCGGCAACGCGAAAAGACCGCACGCTGTGGGGAATGCACTGTCGACTGGTGTATAAACCCTAA
- the skp2 gene encoding S-phase kinase-associated protein 2 isoform X2, translating to MSAERPLQELPCLSENLDGSLLCMSQSKAKKRPCAYGDGLHTENTPHELIQNWSPPHKQPRPCAKGKENCFVLARRPRRSRDTAGVLCWDTLPDELLLGIFSCLSLQDLLRTSRVCKRWHRLAFDESLWNSADLVGKAQLNSELGQVLTAGVSRLRCPHSCIGEPCFKNTQLLRVQHLDLSSCTVQTSVLEDILSRCRRLQNLSMEGLVLSDSIFRSLSENTELVRLNLCGCSGFSADSLTEMLQSCTKLEELNVSWCDFSSEHVKAVVNNIPSTITQLNISGYRQSFTMDDVKVLVERCPNLTHLDLSDSVLVTTDSFPFLQKLSSLRHLALSRCYQIHPAALVEFEKFVTLQTLEVFGLIQDSSLPILSKGLPRTQINTQPFSGVARPTAATRKDRTLWGMHCRLVYKP from the exons GCCTCTCCAGGAGCTGCCGTGTCTGAGTGAGAACCTCGATGGCTCTCTGCTGTGCATGTCACAGtccaaagcaaagaaaaggcCGTGTGCATATGGAGACGGTCTGCACACTGAAAACACTCCTCACGAGCTTATCCAGAACTGGTCTCCTCCCCATAAACAGCCACGGCCCTGTGCCAAGGGCAAAGAGAACTGCTTTGTCCTCGCCAGACGCCCCAGGAGGAGCAGAGACACAGCGG GGGTTCTGTGTTGGGACACTCTCCCTGACGAGCTGCTGTTGGGGATTTTCTCTTGTCTCTCACTGCAAGACCTACTCAGGACATCCCGCGTCTGCAAGCGCTGGCATCGACTGGC gttTGATGAGTCACTGTGGAACAGCGCTGACTTGGTGGGAAAAGCACAACTGAACAGCGAGCTGGGTCAGGTGCTCACAGCGGGGGTGTCGAGGCTGCGCTGTCCACACTCATGCATCGGTGAACCCTGCTTTAAGAACACAca ACTCCTGCGTGTCCAGCATTTGGACCTGTCCAGCTGTACTGTGCAGACATCTGTGCTGGAGGACATCCTGTCGCGCTGCAGACGGCTGCAGAACCTCAGCATGGAGGGACTCGTGCTTTCTGACTCCATCTTCCG ATCTTTGAGTGAGAACACAGAGCTGGTGCGGCTGAACCTGTGCGGCTGTTCTGGTTTTTCTGCGGACTCTCTGACTGAGATGCTTCAATCCTGCACAAA GCTTGAGGAGCTGAACGTGTCGTGGTGTGACTTCAGCAGTGAACATGTTAAGGCTGTCGTCAACAACATCCCGTCCACCATCACTCAGTTAAATATCAGCGGTTACAGACAAAGTTTTACCATGGATG ATGTAAAGGTTTTGGTGGAAAGATGTCCGAATCTCACGCATTTAGATTTGAG TGACAGTGTCCTTGTGACTACAGACAGTTTCCCCTTCCTGCAGAAGCTCTCCTCACTGAGACATTTAGCACTGAGCCGCTGTTACCAGATTCACCCAGCTGCTCTCGT AGAGTTTGAGAAGTTCGTGACTCtgcagaccctggaggtgtttGGTCTAATACAGGACAGCTCCCTGCCCATCCTGAGTAAAGGGTTGCCACGGACACAGATCAACACCCAGCCGTTCTCAGGTGTGGCCCGTCCCACTGCGGCAACGCGAAAAGACCGCACGCTGTGGGGAATGCACTGTCGACTGGTGTATAAACCCTAA
- the nadk2 gene encoding NAD kinase 2, mitochondrial isoform X2, whose protein sequence is MTLRTLRTFLCCRNPVVTIINGSGRLYFHQTGVCKDALQADRGFKPSKVAVVTKTTRYEFEQQRYLCAGLSEEPLKQLLALKGSSYSGLLERHNIHTRNVGHIVNNLQKQGMEVRVVKRGEYDEDTVRWADAIVSAGGDGTMLLVASKVFDKNKPVIGVNTDPERSEGHLCLPVHYTHAFSEALRKLKKGDFRWQWRQRIRIHLEGTGINPTPVDLHEQQMSLEQHTKAHRITTNSQHRRTHETYNSPYLLPVRGLNEIFIGESLSSRVKYKSFKPHLTLSLHRASYYEISIDDGPWEKQKSSGLSVCTGTGSKAWSYNINKLVEQTVEDVLRIGKEKTSLDIPLNQEVIRSVTEAYNEALIFSPEENRVFFSVREPIVNRVFSNSRQRGFASKVCVRSRCWDACMVVDGGTSFEFNDGAIATISLHEEDLLKTVLLDD, encoded by the exons ATGACACTCCGTACTTTAAGGACATTTCTCTGCTGTCGAAATCCAGTCGTGACTATTATCAACGGGAGCGGTCGGCTGTATTTCCATCAGACTGGCGTGTGTAAAGACGCTTTACAGGCTGACCGTGGTTTCAAACCTTCAAAAGTTGCAGTGGTGACTAAAACCACACGATATGAATTCGAGCAGCAGAGGTATCTCTGTGCTGGACTGTCGGAAGAGCCTCTCAAACAGCTG CTTGCCTTGAAGGGATCCAGTTACAGTGGACTTCTGGAAAGGCACAACATTCACACGCGCAATGTTGGACACATAGTGAACAATCTGCA AAAGCAAGGCATGGAGGTCCGTGTGGTTAAAAGAGGAGAGTACGATGAAGACACAGTCAGATGGGCAGATGCTATTGTGTCTGCTGGAG GTGATGGCACCATGCTGCTGGTTGCTAGTAAAGTGTTTGATAAGAACAAACCTGTAATAGGAGTCAACACTGATCCAGAACG GTCTGAGGGCCATCTGTGCTTGCCTGTACACTATACACATGCATTCTCTGAAGCATTACGAAAACTTAAGAAGGGAGACTTCAG GTGGCAGTGGCGCCAGCGAATCCGCATACACTTGGAGGGCACAGGGATCAACCCCACTCCAGTGGATCTGCACGAGCAGCAGATGAGTTTAGAGCAACACACCAAAGCACACCGCATCACCACCAACTCCCAGCACA GAAGAACACATGAAACCTACAATTCACCCTACTTACTTCCTGTCCGAGGACTCAATGAAATCTTCATCGGAGAGTCCCTCTCCTCCAG GGTGAAGTATAAATCCTTCAAACCCCATCTTACCCTCTCGCTCCATAGGGCTTCCTACTATGAGATCTCCATTGATGATGGGCCATGGGAGAAGCAGAAGAGCTCAGGACTTAGCGTTTGCACTGGAACTGGATCCAAAGCCTG GtcttataatattaataaacttGTGGAACAGACTGTGGAGGACGTCCTTCGAATAG GCAAAGAAAAAACTTCTTTGGATATTCCACTAAACCAGGAAGTCATCAGAAGCG TGACTGAGGCATACAATGAAGCGCTCATATTCAGTCCAGAGGAGAACAGAGTTTTCTTTAGTGTCCGAGAGCCCATCGTCAACAGAGTGTTCTCCAACAGCCGCCAAAGAGGATTTGCAAGCAA GGTGTGTGTCCGCTCAAGGTGCTGGGACGCCTGCATGGTGGTGGATGGAGGAACATCCTTTGAGTTCAACGATGGTGCTATTGCCACTATAAGCTTACATGAGGAGGACCTGCTGAAAACGGTTCTGCTTGATGATTGA
- the nadk2 gene encoding NAD kinase 2, mitochondrial isoform X4, with product MTLRTLRTFLCCRNPVVTIINGSGRLYFHQTGVCKDALQADRGFKPSKVAVVTKTTRYEFEQQRYLCAGLSEEPLKQLLALKGSSYSGLLERHNIHTRNVGHIVNNLQKQGMEVRVVKRGEYDEDTVRWADAIVSAGGDGTMLLVASKVFDKNKPVIGVNTDPERSEGHLCLPVHYTHAFSEALRKLKKGDFRWQWRQRIRIHLEGTGINPTPVDLHEQQMSLEQHTKAHRITTNSQHRRTHETYNSPYLLPVRGLNEIFIGESLSSRASYYEISIDDGPWEKQKSSGLSVCTGTGSKAWSYNINKLVEQTVEDVLRIGKEKTSLDIPLNQEVIRSVTEAYNEALIFSPEENRVFFSVREPIVNRVFSNSRQRGFASKVCVRSRCWDACMVVDGGTSFEFNDGAIATISLHEEDLLKTVLLDD from the exons ATGACACTCCGTACTTTAAGGACATTTCTCTGCTGTCGAAATCCAGTCGTGACTATTATCAACGGGAGCGGTCGGCTGTATTTCCATCAGACTGGCGTGTGTAAAGACGCTTTACAGGCTGACCGTGGTTTCAAACCTTCAAAAGTTGCAGTGGTGACTAAAACCACACGATATGAATTCGAGCAGCAGAGGTATCTCTGTGCTGGACTGTCGGAAGAGCCTCTCAAACAGCTG CTTGCCTTGAAGGGATCCAGTTACAGTGGACTTCTGGAAAGGCACAACATTCACACGCGCAATGTTGGACACATAGTGAACAATCTGCA AAAGCAAGGCATGGAGGTCCGTGTGGTTAAAAGAGGAGAGTACGATGAAGACACAGTCAGATGGGCAGATGCTATTGTGTCTGCTGGAG GTGATGGCACCATGCTGCTGGTTGCTAGTAAAGTGTTTGATAAGAACAAACCTGTAATAGGAGTCAACACTGATCCAGAACG GTCTGAGGGCCATCTGTGCTTGCCTGTACACTATACACATGCATTCTCTGAAGCATTACGAAAACTTAAGAAGGGAGACTTCAG GTGGCAGTGGCGCCAGCGAATCCGCATACACTTGGAGGGCACAGGGATCAACCCCACTCCAGTGGATCTGCACGAGCAGCAGATGAGTTTAGAGCAACACACCAAAGCACACCGCATCACCACCAACTCCCAGCACA GAAGAACACATGAAACCTACAATTCACCCTACTTACTTCCTGTCCGAGGACTCAATGAAATCTTCATCGGAGAGTCCCTCTCCTCCAG GGCTTCCTACTATGAGATCTCCATTGATGATGGGCCATGGGAGAAGCAGAAGAGCTCAGGACTTAGCGTTTGCACTGGAACTGGATCCAAAGCCTG GtcttataatattaataaacttGTGGAACAGACTGTGGAGGACGTCCTTCGAATAG GCAAAGAAAAAACTTCTTTGGATATTCCACTAAACCAGGAAGTCATCAGAAGCG TGACTGAGGCATACAATGAAGCGCTCATATTCAGTCCAGAGGAGAACAGAGTTTTCTTTAGTGTCCGAGAGCCCATCGTCAACAGAGTGTTCTCCAACAGCCGCCAAAGAGGATTTGCAAGCAA GGTGTGTGTCCGCTCAAGGTGCTGGGACGCCTGCATGGTGGTGGATGGAGGAACATCCTTTGAGTTCAACGATGGTGCTATTGCCACTATAAGCTTACATGAGGAGGACCTGCTGAAAACGGTTCTGCTTGATGATTGA
- the nadk2 gene encoding NAD kinase 2, mitochondrial isoform X1, translating into MTLRTLRTFLCCRNPVVTIINGSGRLYFHQTGVCKDALQADRGFKPSKVAVVTKTTRYEFEQQRYLCAGLSEEPLKQLLALKGSSYSGLLERHNIHTRNVGHIVNNLQKQGMEVRVVKRGEYDEDTVRWADAIVSAGGRFVCADESGGEKGDGTMLLVASKVFDKNKPVIGVNTDPERSEGHLCLPVHYTHAFSEALRKLKKGDFRWQWRQRIRIHLEGTGINPTPVDLHEQQMSLEQHTKAHRITTNSQHRRTHETYNSPYLLPVRGLNEIFIGESLSSRVKYKSFKPHLTLSLHRASYYEISIDDGPWEKQKSSGLSVCTGTGSKAWSYNINKLVEQTVEDVLRIGKEKTSLDIPLNQEVIRSVTEAYNEALIFSPEENRVFFSVREPIVNRVFSNSRQRGFASKVCVRSRCWDACMVVDGGTSFEFNDGAIATISLHEEDLLKTVLLDD; encoded by the exons ATGACACTCCGTACTTTAAGGACATTTCTCTGCTGTCGAAATCCAGTCGTGACTATTATCAACGGGAGCGGTCGGCTGTATTTCCATCAGACTGGCGTGTGTAAAGACGCTTTACAGGCTGACCGTGGTTTCAAACCTTCAAAAGTTGCAGTGGTGACTAAAACCACACGATATGAATTCGAGCAGCAGAGGTATCTCTGTGCTGGACTGTCGGAAGAGCCTCTCAAACAGCTG CTTGCCTTGAAGGGATCCAGTTACAGTGGACTTCTGGAAAGGCACAACATTCACACGCGCAATGTTGGACACATAGTGAACAATCTGCA AAAGCAAGGCATGGAGGTCCGTGTGGTTAAAAGAGGAGAGTACGATGAAGACACAGTCAGATGGGCAGATGCTATTGTGTCTGCTGGAGGTAGGTTCGTTTGTGCTGATGAATCAGGAGGGGAAAAAG GTGATGGCACCATGCTGCTGGTTGCTAGTAAAGTGTTTGATAAGAACAAACCTGTAATAGGAGTCAACACTGATCCAGAACG GTCTGAGGGCCATCTGTGCTTGCCTGTACACTATACACATGCATTCTCTGAAGCATTACGAAAACTTAAGAAGGGAGACTTCAG GTGGCAGTGGCGCCAGCGAATCCGCATACACTTGGAGGGCACAGGGATCAACCCCACTCCAGTGGATCTGCACGAGCAGCAGATGAGTTTAGAGCAACACACCAAAGCACACCGCATCACCACCAACTCCCAGCACA GAAGAACACATGAAACCTACAATTCACCCTACTTACTTCCTGTCCGAGGACTCAATGAAATCTTCATCGGAGAGTCCCTCTCCTCCAG GGTGAAGTATAAATCCTTCAAACCCCATCTTACCCTCTCGCTCCATAGGGCTTCCTACTATGAGATCTCCATTGATGATGGGCCATGGGAGAAGCAGAAGAGCTCAGGACTTAGCGTTTGCACTGGAACTGGATCCAAAGCCTG GtcttataatattaataaacttGTGGAACAGACTGTGGAGGACGTCCTTCGAATAG GCAAAGAAAAAACTTCTTTGGATATTCCACTAAACCAGGAAGTCATCAGAAGCG TGACTGAGGCATACAATGAAGCGCTCATATTCAGTCCAGAGGAGAACAGAGTTTTCTTTAGTGTCCGAGAGCCCATCGTCAACAGAGTGTTCTCCAACAGCCGCCAAAGAGGATTTGCAAGCAA GGTGTGTGTCCGCTCAAGGTGCTGGGACGCCTGCATGGTGGTGGATGGAGGAACATCCTTTGAGTTCAACGATGGTGCTATTGCCACTATAAGCTTACATGAGGAGGACCTGCTGAAAACGGTTCTGCTTGATGATTGA
- the nadk2 gene encoding NAD kinase 2, mitochondrial isoform X3, producing the protein MTLRTLRTFLCCRNPVVTIINGSGRLYFHQTGVCKDALQADRGFKPSKVAVVTKTTRYEFEQQRYLCAGLSEEPLKQLLALKGSSYSGLLERHNIHTRNVGHIVNNLQKQGMEVRVVKRGEYDEDTVRWADAIVSAGGRFVCADESGGEKGDGTMLLVASKVFDKNKPVIGVNTDPERSEGHLCLPVHYTHAFSEALRKLKKGDFRWQWRQRIRIHLEGTGINPTPVDLHEQQMSLEQHTKAHRITTNSQHRRTHETYNSPYLLPVRGLNEIFIGESLSSRASYYEISIDDGPWEKQKSSGLSVCTGTGSKAWSYNINKLVEQTVEDVLRIGKEKTSLDIPLNQEVIRSVTEAYNEALIFSPEENRVFFSVREPIVNRVFSNSRQRGFASKVCVRSRCWDACMVVDGGTSFEFNDGAIATISLHEEDLLKTVLLDD; encoded by the exons ATGACACTCCGTACTTTAAGGACATTTCTCTGCTGTCGAAATCCAGTCGTGACTATTATCAACGGGAGCGGTCGGCTGTATTTCCATCAGACTGGCGTGTGTAAAGACGCTTTACAGGCTGACCGTGGTTTCAAACCTTCAAAAGTTGCAGTGGTGACTAAAACCACACGATATGAATTCGAGCAGCAGAGGTATCTCTGTGCTGGACTGTCGGAAGAGCCTCTCAAACAGCTG CTTGCCTTGAAGGGATCCAGTTACAGTGGACTTCTGGAAAGGCACAACATTCACACGCGCAATGTTGGACACATAGTGAACAATCTGCA AAAGCAAGGCATGGAGGTCCGTGTGGTTAAAAGAGGAGAGTACGATGAAGACACAGTCAGATGGGCAGATGCTATTGTGTCTGCTGGAGGTAGGTTCGTTTGTGCTGATGAATCAGGAGGGGAAAAAG GTGATGGCACCATGCTGCTGGTTGCTAGTAAAGTGTTTGATAAGAACAAACCTGTAATAGGAGTCAACACTGATCCAGAACG GTCTGAGGGCCATCTGTGCTTGCCTGTACACTATACACATGCATTCTCTGAAGCATTACGAAAACTTAAGAAGGGAGACTTCAG GTGGCAGTGGCGCCAGCGAATCCGCATACACTTGGAGGGCACAGGGATCAACCCCACTCCAGTGGATCTGCACGAGCAGCAGATGAGTTTAGAGCAACACACCAAAGCACACCGCATCACCACCAACTCCCAGCACA GAAGAACACATGAAACCTACAATTCACCCTACTTACTTCCTGTCCGAGGACTCAATGAAATCTTCATCGGAGAGTCCCTCTCCTCCAG GGCTTCCTACTATGAGATCTCCATTGATGATGGGCCATGGGAGAAGCAGAAGAGCTCAGGACTTAGCGTTTGCACTGGAACTGGATCCAAAGCCTG GtcttataatattaataaacttGTGGAACAGACTGTGGAGGACGTCCTTCGAATAG GCAAAGAAAAAACTTCTTTGGATATTCCACTAAACCAGGAAGTCATCAGAAGCG TGACTGAGGCATACAATGAAGCGCTCATATTCAGTCCAGAGGAGAACAGAGTTTTCTTTAGTGTCCGAGAGCCCATCGTCAACAGAGTGTTCTCCAACAGCCGCCAAAGAGGATTTGCAAGCAA GGTGTGTGTCCGCTCAAGGTGCTGGGACGCCTGCATGGTGGTGGATGGAGGAACATCCTTTGAGTTCAACGATGGTGCTATTGCCACTATAAGCTTACATGAGGAGGACCTGCTGAAAACGGTTCTGCTTGATGATTGA